The following are encoded together in the bacterium genome:
- a CDS encoding CpsD/CapB family tyrosine-protein kinase, with protein MRKKKRKGLDFDIESPLAIELRRVMIRINRELDLERKRCIMVTSSERGEGKSLFSLHFSQVLAHHMQKRILLIDGDMRRPVQHTIFQTGRGPGLAELLRGDDDGIRPCNTLLANLDFLPAGHAGENPSKLLQGARVRSVFDKLKSAYDIVILDSPPVVPVSDPLQFVDVVDGAIYMVLAGRTPRDVCERGVGILRGVGTNIIGVVANNLAEVLPYYYDHKYYGYGQRVRRAKDD; from the coding sequence GTGAGGAAGAAGAAGCGCAAGGGGCTGGACTTCGACATAGAATCGCCGCTGGCCATCGAACTGCGACGCGTGATGATCCGCATCAATCGGGAACTCGACCTGGAGCGCAAGCGGTGCATCATGGTCACCAGCTCGGAGCGCGGCGAGGGCAAGAGCCTGTTCTCGCTGCATTTCTCGCAAGTGCTGGCCCATCACATGCAGAAGCGGATCCTGCTGATAGACGGCGACATGCGGCGCCCCGTCCAGCACACGATCTTCCAGACCGGCCGGGGTCCCGGCCTGGCGGAACTGCTCAGGGGCGACGATGACGGCATCAGACCCTGCAACACGCTGCTCGCGAATCTCGATTTCCTGCCCGCCGGGCACGCCGGCGAGAATCCGAGCAAGCTCTTGCAGGGAGCCCGCGTGCGCTCGGTCTTCGACAAGCTGAAGAGCGCCTACGATATCGTGATCCTGGACAGTCCGCCCGTGGTCCCGGTGAGCGATCCCCTGCAGTTCGTGGATGTCGTCGACGGCGCCATCTACATGGTGCTCGCCGGCCGCACGCCGCGGGATGTCTGCGAACGCGGCGTGGGGATCCTGCGCGGCGTGGGGACGAACATCATCGGGGTGGTGGCGAACAACCTCGCCGAGGTGTTGCCCTATTACTACGACCATAAGTACTACGGATACGGACAGCGGGTGCGCAGGGCCAAAGACGACTGA